From Carassius auratus strain Wakin unplaced genomic scaffold, ASM336829v1 scaf_tig00021918, whole genome shotgun sequence, a single genomic window includes:
- the LOC113077180 gene encoding P2X purinoceptor 7-like has product MDSDIEICSGSSTQGSVEVEDFSPPDSQGLNGDILDGSAGPLPYQFEPIAPAVTVDENMDEPEAVRMGEVSEWCTCGHCTRLSPRENLCCREVAQVMHRCEQVGGAACITAHPGFEPVALNTFVLQAVYGTYRQLYGDMENTVLNSCYRHLAYRNFVRWCWGYLGRHIRVVIPSCAVTRIREQFPDNTGTYSGFQPPPLD; this is encoded by the exons ATGGACAGTGACATAGAAATTTGCAGTGGCAGCAGTACGCAGGGCTCTGTGGAGGTGGAGGACTTCTCTCCTCCTGATTCCCAAGGGCTAAATGGAGATATACTAGATGGCAGTGCAGGTCCTCTGCCCTATCAATTTGAGCCAATAGCCCCAGCCGTGACTGTGGACGAAAACATGGACGAACCGGAGGCTGTGCGGATGGGAGAAGTGTCAGAATG GTGTACTTGTGGTCACTGTACCAGGCTGTCTCCAAGAGAAAACTTGTGCTGTAGAGAGGTGGCACAG GTGATGCACAGATGTGAGCAGGTTGGTGGGGCAGCATGCATAACTGCTCATCCAGGTTTTGAACCTGTCGCCCTAAACACATTTGTTTTGCAAGCTGTTTATGGCACATATCGCCAGCTCTATGGTGACATGGAGAACACAGTCCTCAATAG TTGCTACAGACACCTGGCCTATAGGAATTTTGTCCGGTGGTGCTGGGGGTACCTTGGCCGACACATTAGGGTGGTGATTCCTTCGTGTGCTGTTACCCGCATCAGAGAGCAGTTCCCTGACAACACTGGAACCTATTCAGGTTTTCAACCCCCTCCCCTTGACTAA
- the LOC113077176 gene encoding uncharacterized protein LOC113077176: MSEAIMGRKCLFSWCKSSNGLHMFPRDAARARLWLRAVGWPSTTDTSRLYVCSKHFSRESFENWRMVDFGLVDYQCKLRLAIDAVPSPEDFSILSEPKLCCEMACQTEQPAKKDAACQTHPDMKHMSTQHRWKPERRSKSTQVKQQKRHVGCNTSTPFIPLEKGPLATSTPLKRPRREAEDSDCSFQPGMTDSSIYNESTVIATPPHIMRKFIVYEENLMDLFKNCPACSRHCAIKSRTVGTVLHVDQTCVHCEHHKQWASQPYVKNIPAGNLQLAAAVLFSGSSFLQVTKFMQAFNIQGICHTTYLKHQRTFLFPTINWQWKQHQNTVIAEALKGRNVVLGGDMRADSPGHSAKYGTYSLMDLRANKIMEIQLIQSNEVGNSQRMEKEGLERSLRELEQRGVTVRKIVTDRHPGVMKFLRESRPSILHRYDAWHMAKGVGKKIDELAKQRSCKEVGPWKKSIVNHLYWCGASSSSGKEIVAKWRSVVNHVQDIHEHEGEFQRCQHPPLVGDQARQWLKPSTAACEKLTQVILAPKLLKDLENLSSDFQTSGLESYHSLILKFAPKSVAFSFVGMLCRTQLAAMHYNENSGRPQATTAAGELRWHMQYPRYRRGEYTVRLLKRNPTFEYVDRLQDLLFESVLEQPQLFQESLKGLQVPDHLCTQFQRPEKSEAVAQHTSRFRPPSVCL, encoded by the exons ATGAGTGAGGCGATCATGGGACGCAAGTGTTTGTTTTCGTGGTGCAAAAGTTCAAATGGGTTGCATATGTTTCCCCGCGATGCTGCCAGGGCTAGACTCTGGCTGCGGGCGGTTGGTTGGCCATCAACCACGGACACATCCAGATTATATGTGTGCAGCAAACATTTTTCGAGAGAGAGCTTCGAGAATTGGAGAATGGTGGACTTTGGCCTTGTTGACTACCAATGCAAGTTGCGTCTCGCGATTGATGCGGTGCCAAGTCCCGAGGACTTTTCTATACTTTCAGAG CCTAAACTGTGTTGCGAGATGGCGTGTCAGACCGAACAGCCCGCCAAAAAAGATGCTGCATGTCAAACCCATCCCGACATGAAGCATATGTCAACGCAACATCGCTGGAAACCTGAACGAAGGAGCAAGA GCACTCAGGTGAAGCAACAGAAAAGGCATGTTGGTTGCAACACTTCCACACCATTCATACCACTAGAAAAAGGTCCTCTTGCAACCTCTACCCCTTTGAAAAGACCCAGAAGAGAGGCTGAGGATTCTGATTGTAGTTTCCAACCAGGAATGACTGACAGCAGCATCTATAATGAGAG CACTGTAATTGCAACACCACCCCATATAATGAGGAAATTCATTGTTTATGAGGAAAACCTCATGGACCTGTTCAAGAATTGCCCTGCCTGCTCGAGACACTGTGCAATAAAGAGCAGAACAGTGGGTACAGTTCTACATGTGGACCAGACCTGTGTTCATTGTGAACATCACAAACAGTGGGCCAGCCAACCGTATGTCAAGAACATACCAGCTGGGAATCTGCAGCTTGCTGCTGCTGTGCTCTTTAGTGGCTCATCCTTCTTGCAAGTCACCaag TTTATGCAGGCATTCAACATTCAGGGGATTTGCCACACTACATACCTGAAACACCAAAGGACATTCCTATTCCCAACAATCAATTGGCAGTGGAAACAGCATCAAAATACTGTGATTGCAGAAGCACTCAAAGGAAGGAATGTAGTTCTGGGTGGGGACATGCGTGCTGACTCACCTG GACACAGTGCAAAGTATGGAACATACTCGCTGATGGACCTCAGAGCAAACAAGATCATGGAAATTCAGCTCATTCAG AGCAATGAAGTCGGCAACAGTCAGCGTATGGAGAAGGAAGGTTTAGAAAGAAGCCTGAGAGAGCTAGAGCAGAGAGGAGTAACTGTGCGAAAGATTGTCACTGATAGACATCCTGGTGTGATGAAGTTCCTCAGAGAGAGTAGACCAAGCATTTTGCACAGATATGATGCATGGCACATGGCAAAAG GTGTTGGCAAGAAAATTGATGAGCTTGCAAAGCAAAGAAGCTGCAAAGAGGTTGGCCCCTGGAAAAAAAGCATCGTGAATCACCTTTACTGGTGTGGAGCCTCATCATCATCAGGAAAGGAAATTGTTGCAAAATGGAGATCTGTTGTTAACCATGTACAAGATATCCATGAGCATGAAGGTGAATTCCAAAGATGCCAGCATCCTCCTCTCGTTGGTGACCAGGCAAGACAGTGGCTTAAACCAA gtACTGCTGCATGTGAAAAGCTCACTCAGGTCATCTTGGCACCCAAGTTGCTGAAAGACCTAGAGAACCTAAGTTCTGACTTCCAGACATCAGGACTGGAGTCATATCACAGTCTGATCCTCAAGTTTGCACCAAAGAGCGTGGCATTCTCTTTTGTGGGGATGTTGTGCCG GACTCAACTTGCAGCCATGCACTACAATGAAAATAGCGGAAGACCACAAGCAACAACAGCTGCAGGGGAGCTCCGATGGCATATGCAGTATCCACGCTACAGAAGAGGAGAGTACACAGTACGACTTCTGAAAAGAAATCCCACATTTg AATATGTTGACAGATTGCAGGATCTGCTTTTTGAAAGTGTGTTGGAGCAGCCACAACTGTTTCAGGAATCTCTAAAAGGACTGCAAGTTCCTGACCACCTCTGCACACAGTTTCAAAGACCTGAAAAGAGTGAAGCTGTTGCACAACACACGTCACGATTTAGACcaccttctgtctgtctgtga